GGCGGGACCGATGATGAAGTTCGCCCTGATCAAGGTGTAGGCAACCCAGACGATCGGGAAGACGGCGGCGGTGAGCATCGTGCCCCACGGCAGCGCTCGTCGCCGCGGCGCGAAGAGGACGTCTGCGAGCAGGAACAGCGGGATGATCACGTGCAGGGTCTCGTTCGTCCAGACGTCGGAGATCCCGGCGATCGCGATGTGCCGCAGCAGCAGGTTGTAGACGATGCCCGTCACGATCATGTACGTGCTCACACAGACGAGAAGCGTCGCCAGCCATGCGGGCTCGGGCTTCGTGCTCCCTTTCGTGCGCAGCATCCACACGCCGGCGATGATCAGCACGATGGCCGCGATGAGGTTGGAGAGGATCGTGAAGTAGCTGAAGAAGTTCACCGTCACGGTCGGAATGTGACTCGCCCACGGGGTGTCGGCGGCGGCCGCGTTCGCCATGGACAGCGAGAACTGGCGAATGATCGCCGCGAGCCCGAGCACCGCGGCGGCAAGACGTGCGTATGGCCACCAAGTATTCATGTTTCCTCCGCGATTACCATAGCGGGACACGACCGCCGACGGTCGGATCAGCCGCCGAGCAGCGCCACGATCTCGGTGTAGCCGCGGTCACGGGCATGTTCGAGCGCCGAGATTCCGTTCGCATCGCGGATGTCGGCATCCGCGCCATTCTCGAGAAGGGTACGCACGATTTCCTGGTGCGCCGGCCCGCCGTCGCCGAAGACCACAGCTTCCAGCAGTGCCGTCCAGCCGTTGAGATTCACGCGGTTGACGTCGATGTCCAACTGTGTGACTCGAGCGATGTACTCAGCGTGCCCGCGTTCGGCAGCGGGATGGGCGGGCGTCCCGCCTCGCCGATTGGGGATGCTGAGGTCCGGACCGCCCGGCAACAGCGCCTCCAGCATCGGCACACTTCCCGTGACGCCCGTCATCACCCAAGGAGTGTCCTGCCGATAGTCGAACGCGTCAGGGTCGGCTCCCATCGCGATGAGCAGTTGCGCTACAGAGACGCGATCCGCCAACACCGCCCGCATCAGTGGTGTCTGCTGCAGGTCCGGATCGCGCGTCTCGAGGTCCGCGCCGGCACGCAGGGCGATAGCAGCAGCATCCGCATCTCCTGACTGCGCGGCAGCAAGCAGCTCCGCATCGGGATCAGCCATCGGCTCCGCCTTCGATGCCGTCTCGAGGATCGAGTGGAGGCCGACGAATCCGCGTTGATCGGCCATCTGCAATGCGGTGAGCCGTTCCGATTCGGATACGCGATCAAGCTCCGCGCCGGCGGCGATCAGAGTGCGTACAGTCGTCGCATACTCAGGGTCATCCTGACCGAACCACACCGCCTCGTGAATCGCTTGATAGCCGATCCGGTTCACATGATCGAGGTCGATGCCCTCCTGGATCAGAGCGCCGGTGACGAGACCGTGCCCACGTTCGGCGGCGCGGATCAGCCCCGTGCCGTTCCAATTGTCCTTGTCATCGATCGCAGCGCCCGACTTGATCGTCAGGTGAAGGAGGTCGAGGTATCCCTCACTCGTGGCGATGAGATAGGCCGACTGCTGTGTGCTGTCCTTGGCGTTGACATCTGCCCCCGACCTGATCAGTTCGGCGGCCTGTCCGATGTCGTCAGCCCACGCCGCGTCTCGCAACTGCTCGTCGAGAGCCTTCTGCGTAGACGGCGTGGAGGGTTGTGTGCTCGGTGCAGTGTGCGGGGCGGGTGCGCACGCCGCGAGCAAAGAAAGGGATGCTGCGAGGGACAGCACTGCCAGCGTTCGCCGGCGGAATGGATCACGCATGGCAAGCCTCCATATGGATGGCACTGGCGGCACTCGATGTCGAGTGCCGCCAGTGTTTCCGGGGGGGGGGGGGGGGGGGGGGGGGGGGGCTACTGGCCGAGCGCAGCGGCGCCGGCCTGAGCGAACTTCTGGTCGAGATCGCCGCTGGGTGCGCCCGCCACTCCGATACCTGCGATCGGAGCTTCCTCGGAGGCGACGGGGGCTCCGCCTCCGAGGAAGAGGGTGCCCGGGATGTCCTTCAGGTTCGGAGCGTCTTCAAGGCGCTCGACGAGCTCTGAGGTGGGAGCGTTCCAGGCGACAGCCGTGTATGCCTTCTTCACAGCCGACTCGGGCGACTGCGGGCCCGCACCGTCGCCGCGCAGGGTGACGATCGTGTTGCCGTTGCGGTCGACGACCGCAACGGAGACGCGCTGGCCTTCGGCGGCGGCGGCGTCCATGGCGGCCTGAGCTGCCCGGGTCGCGGCTTCGACCGTCAAGTGGCTCGACTGCGTCACGTTGTCCGTGGCTGCGCTGGTGATTGCTGCCGGGGCGGCCTGGCTGTCCGCACTGGCGGCGGAGACGACGCCGAAGGTTCCGGCCGCCAGGGCGACGGCGACGGCGGCACCGGTGAGGGCGCGGGTTCGGGTGGACATCTTGTTCATGAGGACTCCTTCGAGGTGGTGATCTGGAGGTCGGGGGTGTTCGTGATTCCGACCTGGTATCAATCGTCAGTCCGCGACTGCCCTGACGTCGTGGGCCTAACGGCTGGCATCGGATCGCTGGGTGGACGACAGCGGTGTCATCCATTCGGCTGATGGGGAGATCGCCTTGCCCCGATAACCTGATGGCACGGCTGACATATCCGGAGGTGGCGCGCATGAAGGAAGACTCCGCTCCCGGCGCCCAGGTCGCTGACCCCGACTCCCGCTGGCTGGCAACAGTGATGCACGTGGCGTTCTTCGTGCTGCTGATCTCATCACTGGCCCGTTTTCTGATCGTCCACTACACGGACCCGATCTCGCTGTGGGTGATCGTCCTCGCTGGAGTTCTGGCGCTGTTGTATATCTTCGGACCGGTGACGGGGCCAGCCGACGACGTTGCGCACCCGTCTCCGTCCACCGTGTGGTCGAGAGTCTGGCTTGCTGCGGTCATCGCGTCATGGGCGGCCTTGGTGATCCTCGCCCCCAGCTTCGGCTGGTGCGCGGTGCCGCTGTTCTACACAGCGCTGAGAACGTTGCGCACCCGCGCAGCGATCGCCCTCGTCGTGTTGGTCACAGCTCTCGTCGTCGCAGCTCAGGTCCAACTGCGGCTGAAGTTCGGGTTCGATCCGACCCTGATCTTCGCCCCGCCCGCCGTCGCCGCCGTGGCCACCGCGATGTTCATCTATTCCCAGCGGCAGTCGAGCCGTCTGCGAACGGCGATCGCGGACCTCGTGCAGACTCGCAGCGAGCTTGCAGCGACGGAACGCCGCGAAGGGACCCTGGCCGAACGCCAGCGACTGTCGATGGAGAT
The DNA window shown above is from Microbacterium murale and carries:
- a CDS encoding ankyrin repeat domain-containing protein, with amino-acid sequence MRDPFRRRTLAVLSLAASLSLLAACAPAPHTAPSTQPSTPSTQKALDEQLRDAAWADDIGQAAELIRSGADVNAKDSTQQSAYLIATSEGYLDLLHLTIKSGAAIDDKDNWNGTGLIRAAERGHGLVTGALIQEGIDLDHVNRIGYQAIHEAVWFGQDDPEYATTVRTLIAAGAELDRVSESERLTALQMADQRGFVGLHSILETASKAEPMADPDAELLAAAQSGDADAAAIALRAGADLETRDPDLQQTPLMRAVLADRVSVAQLLIAMGADPDAFDYRQDTPWVMTGVTGSVPMLEALLPGGPDLSIPNRRGGTPAHPAAERGHAEYIARVTQLDIDVNRVNLNGWTALLEAVVFGDGGPAHQEIVRTLLENGADADIRDANGISALEHARDRGYTEIVALLGG
- a CDS encoding sensor histidine kinase, with translation MKEDSAPGAQVADPDSRWLATVMHVAFFVLLISSLARFLIVHYTDPISLWVIVLAGVLALLYIFGPVTGPADDVAHPSPSTVWSRVWLAAVIASWAALVILAPSFGWCAVPLFYTALRTLRTRAAIALVVLVTALVVAAQVQLRLKFGFDPTLIFAPPAVAAVATAMFIYSQRQSSRLRTAIADLVQTRSELAATERREGTLAERQRLSMEIHDSLAQGLSSQQMLLQAADRLWVTDSDTAHRHVDAARTIAERNLIEARRFVHDLAPADLADGSGLDDALRSLAERETSESLRVRFHQDGVPPEPLPARIQSTLLRIAQGALANVREHADATMAVVTITYLDDQVVLDIADDGRGFDPAKQPEGVRGYGLSAMRARASQHGGTVTFESTPGEATVVSAAIPLGAATP
- a CDS encoding Pr6Pr family membrane protein, with translation MNTWWPYARLAAAVLGLAAIIRQFSLSMANAAAADTPWASHIPTVTVNFFSYFTILSNLIAAIVLIIAGVWMLRTKGSTKPEPAWLATLLVCVSTYMIVTGIVYNLLLRHIAIAGISDVWTNETLHVIIPLFLLADVLFAPRRRALPWGTMLTAAVFPIVWVAYTLIRANFIIGPAHGNHYWYPYPFLDPNIQGGYGGVVGYIIGIAVAIIGVAALVVWVGRRRGIRSPGLSDPIFESGTAQRASSLE
- a CDS encoding GlcG/HbpS family heme-binding protein, producing the protein MNKMSTRTRALTGAAVAVALAAGTFGVVSAASADSQAAPAAITSAATDNVTQSSHLTVEAATRAAQAAMDAAAAEGQRVSVAVVDRNGNTIVTLRGDGAGPQSPESAVKKAYTAVAWNAPTSELVERLEDAPNLKDIPGTLFLGGGAPVASEEAPIAGIGVAGAPSGDLDQKFAQAGAAALGQ